In Agrobacterium tumefaciens, a single genomic region encodes these proteins:
- the lpdA gene encoding dihydrolipoyl dehydrogenase translates to MAYDVVVIGTGPGGYVCAVKAAQLGLKVAVIEKRATYGGTCLNVGCIPSKALLHASETFAHVAHGVDTLGIEVAAPKLNLGKMMAHKDGVVKANVDGVSFLFKKNKIDAFQGTGKVVSAGKVSVTNDKGETQEIEAKNIVIATGSDVAGIPGVQVDIDETVIVSSTGAIALSKAPEKLIVVGGGVIGLELGSVWSRLGAKVTVVEYLDNILGGMDGEVSKQSQRLLAKQGLDFKLGAKVTGVEKTAAGAKVVFEPVKGGAAETLEADVVLISTGRKPYTEGLGLAEAGVVLDSRGRVEIDGHFKTNVDGIYAIGDVVKGPMLAHKAEDEGVALAEILAGQRGHVNYDVIPAVVYTQPEIASVGKTEEELKAAGVAYKVGKFPFTANGRARAMQVTDGFVKILADKETDRVLGGHIVGFGAGEMIHEITVLMEFGGSSEDLGRTCHAHPTISEAVKEAALATFFKPIHM, encoded by the coding sequence ATGGCATATGATGTAGTTGTAATTGGAACGGGTCCCGGCGGTTATGTTTGCGCGGTCAAGGCGGCACAGCTTGGCCTGAAGGTCGCTGTCATCGAAAAGCGCGCGACCTATGGCGGCACCTGCCTCAATGTCGGCTGCATCCCTTCCAAGGCGCTGCTGCATGCTTCCGAAACCTTTGCGCATGTTGCCCATGGCGTTGATACGCTGGGTATCGAAGTTGCCGCGCCGAAGCTGAACCTCGGCAAGATGATGGCCCACAAGGACGGCGTGGTGAAAGCCAATGTCGACGGCGTTTCCTTCCTGTTCAAGAAAAACAAGATCGATGCTTTCCAGGGCACCGGCAAGGTGGTTTCCGCCGGCAAGGTTTCCGTCACCAACGACAAGGGTGAGACACAGGAAATCGAAGCAAAGAACATCGTCATTGCCACCGGTTCTGACGTTGCCGGCATCCCCGGCGTTCAGGTCGATATCGATGAAACCGTCATCGTGTCCTCCACCGGTGCGATTGCTCTTTCCAAGGCTCCGGAAAAGCTCATCGTCGTTGGCGGTGGCGTTATCGGCCTCGAGCTTGGTTCGGTCTGGTCGCGTCTCGGCGCCAAGGTTACCGTGGTCGAATATCTCGACAACATCCTCGGCGGCATGGACGGCGAAGTTTCCAAGCAGTCGCAGCGTCTGCTGGCCAAGCAGGGTCTCGATTTCAAGCTCGGCGCTAAGGTGACGGGTGTTGAAAAGACCGCTGCGGGCGCTAAGGTCGTATTCGAGCCGGTCAAGGGTGGTGCAGCTGAAACGCTGGAAGCTGATGTCGTGCTGATCTCCACAGGCCGCAAGCCCTACACCGAAGGTCTCGGCCTCGCGGAAGCCGGCGTCGTGCTGGACAGCCGCGGTCGCGTCGAAATCGACGGTCACTTCAAGACTAATGTCGATGGCATTTATGCGATCGGTGACGTGGTGAAGGGCCCGATGCTGGCCCACAAGGCCGAAGACGAGGGCGTTGCTCTCGCTGAAATTCTTGCTGGCCAGCGCGGCCATGTGAACTACGACGTCATTCCGGCCGTGGTCTATACGCAGCCTGAAATCGCTTCCGTCGGCAAGACCGAAGAAGAACTGAAGGCCGCTGGCGTTGCCTACAAGGTCGGCAAGTTCCCCTTCACCGCCAATGGCCGCGCCCGCGCCATGCAGGTGACGGATGGTTTCGTGAAGATCCTCGCCGACAAGGAAACCGACCGGGTTCTCGGCGGCCACATCGTCGGTTTCGGCGCTGGCGAAATGATCCACGAGATCACCGTGCTGATGGAATTCGGCGGTTCTTCGGAAGATCTCGGCCGGACCTGCCACGCGCATCCGACCATTTCGGAAGCCGTGAAGGAAGCGGCGCTCGCGACCTTCTTCAAGCCGATCCATATGTGA
- a CDS encoding tyrosine recombinase XerC → MERRVTEILTFAEPDLLNERQSWLAALAGERRLSDNTVEAYERDTRQFLIFLTGYIGRPAAIRDIADLRPVDLRAFLANRRKEGAGARSLGRHLAGLRSLLHHLQKKGLVNAAGATAMRAPKQPKSLPKPLTDRQALKITTAEAQLNEEPWIAARNAAVFSLLYGCGLRISEALGLTPADFPPGARSLRITGKGNKTRIVPLLAVVTEAVDTYKKLCPYALAANEPMFLGARGGKLQPAIIQREMQKLRGAFGLPENATPHALRHSFATHLLAGGGDLRTIQELLGHASLSTTQVYTGVDTARLLEIYDNAHPRA, encoded by the coding sequence ATGGAGCGCCGCGTGACCGAAATCCTGACATTTGCCGAACCCGATCTTCTGAACGAGCGCCAGTCCTGGCTCGCAGCCCTTGCCGGCGAACGCCGTCTTTCCGACAATACCGTCGAGGCCTATGAGCGCGACACACGTCAGTTCCTGATCTTTCTCACCGGCTATATCGGCAGGCCCGCGGCCATAAGAGATATAGCCGATCTGCGCCCTGTCGATCTGCGCGCGTTTCTGGCCAACCGACGCAAGGAAGGCGCCGGCGCGCGTTCGCTCGGCCGGCATCTGGCAGGTCTGCGTTCGTTGCTGCACCACCTGCAGAAAAAGGGACTCGTCAATGCGGCCGGCGCCACCGCGATGCGCGCGCCTAAACAGCCGAAATCCCTGCCGAAGCCGCTCACCGACCGGCAGGCGCTGAAGATCACCACGGCCGAGGCACAATTGAACGAAGAACCCTGGATCGCCGCCCGCAATGCCGCGGTCTTTTCGCTGCTTTATGGCTGCGGTCTGCGCATTTCCGAGGCATTGGGTCTCACCCCGGCCGATTTCCCGCCCGGCGCCCGCAGCCTGCGTATCACCGGCAAGGGCAACAAGACGCGGATCGTGCCGTTGCTCGCAGTTGTCACGGAAGCGGTCGATACCTACAAGAAGCTTTGTCCCTATGCTCTGGCGGCGAATGAACCGATGTTCCTTGGCGCACGCGGCGGCAAGCTTCAGCCCGCCATCATCCAACGGGAAATGCAGAAGCTGCGCGGTGCTTTCGGCCTGCCGGAAAACGCCACCCCGCATGCGCTGCGCCATTCCTTCGCCACCCATCTTCTGGCCGGCGGTGGGGACCTGCGTACCATTCAGGAACTGCTCGGCCATGCGAGCCTCTCCACCACGCAGGTCTATACCGGCGTCGATACTGCGCGACTACTGGAAATCTACGATAACGCCCACCCGCGCGCATGA
- a CDS encoding MAPEG family protein: protein MENLAGGNGAFVFLLALSVILLLLHICLQAMSVTREVGLAWNAGARDARPDLKGVFAGRAQRASDNFRETYPAFVGLVLALAIVGDASGWGLTGGWIWTVARVVYIPLYLAGVPYVRSIAWLVSLVGLVLMLVALI, encoded by the coding sequence ATGGAAAACCTGGCCGGCGGGAATGGAGCTTTTGTGTTCCTGCTGGCGCTCAGCGTCATTCTTCTTCTCCTGCATATCTGCCTTCAGGCCATGTCCGTTACGCGGGAAGTTGGTCTTGCCTGGAATGCGGGTGCGCGCGATGCGCGTCCGGACCTCAAAGGGGTCTTTGCGGGACGCGCGCAGCGCGCCTCGGATAATTTTCGCGAGACCTATCCCGCTTTCGTCGGTCTGGTTCTCGCTCTTGCGATCGTCGGCGACGCCTCCGGCTGGGGGCTGACGGGCGGCTGGATATGGACCGTTGCGCGCGTCGTCTACATCCCGCTTTATCTTGCAGGCGTTCCCTATGTGCGGTCGATCGCGTGGTTGGTTTCCCTCGTCGGTCTGGTCCTCATGCTTGTCGCGCTGATCTGA
- a CDS encoding DUF2867 domain-containing protein, with protein sequence MRNIEDILPGADWCDRFQGETMTPGTTSLDVSRLLLDHPPAWISGLMALRNRIVSLLGLKTVALAAGTSAGGFPVLSTTPERTVLGFDDRHLDFRIVVDLEEVGSRQLVSVTTVVRRKNLFGRLYLLAVGPFHRRIVPATMRPFCANVRPVRTGTEWLSRPA encoded by the coding sequence ATGCGAAACATTGAAGACATATTGCCGGGCGCCGACTGGTGCGATCGCTTTCAGGGGGAGACGATGACGCCGGGAACGACCTCGCTCGATGTGAGCAGGCTTCTCCTCGATCATCCGCCGGCATGGATCAGCGGGCTGATGGCGCTTCGAAACCGCATCGTCTCGCTTCTCGGATTGAAAACGGTCGCGTTGGCCGCAGGCACTTCGGCGGGTGGGTTTCCGGTTCTGTCAACCACGCCGGAGCGGACCGTGCTGGGTTTCGATGACCGCCATCTCGATTTCCGGATCGTCGTCGATCTCGAGGAAGTGGGAAGTCGCCAGCTGGTTAGCGTCACCACCGTCGTCCGGCGCAAGAACCTGTTCGGGCGGCTCTATCTTCTTGCCGTCGGGCCGTTTCACCGCCGTATCGTGCCGGCGACGATGCGGCCGTTTTGCGCCAATGTCCGGCCTGTCAGGACCGGGACTGAGTGGCTCAGTCGACCCGCGTAA
- a CDS encoding TraB/GumN family protein translates to MHSLIKPQHLTATLMGKTGDALLWLLAALHVTAVAILLMTLLSLSKAEAAEQKITCTGSDILVEMRKTDPQGFAKIEQEAAAIPNGKGNFWRIEKADTAPSYLLGTMHVTDPRVLEVPAAASPAFEKAATVIVESDEIVDDKKVAASLLSKPELTMFLDGKSITDILSPENVSRLEKGLKERGIPLNAVSRMKPWMLSSFVALPACEFARKATGLSFLDKKLAEDAIADGKRLVGLETMVEQLTAMSELPMEFHLQALIETLELGDRMDDVMTTMTDLYVAGDIGMTMPMLKSLDPKKAAAESEKGYAAFEQRIITDRNHVMANRATPELAKGNVFMAVGALHLPGEEGLVELLRAEGFTLTRVD, encoded by the coding sequence ATGCACAGCCTGATAAAACCCCAACATCTCACAGCTACCCTGATGGGCAAGACCGGCGACGCCCTGCTCTGGCTGCTGGCCGCCCTGCATGTCACCGCCGTCGCCATCCTGCTCATGACCTTGCTGTCGCTCAGTAAAGCGGAAGCAGCTGAGCAGAAGATCACCTGCACGGGCAGCGATATTCTCGTGGAGATGCGCAAGACCGATCCGCAAGGCTTTGCGAAAATCGAACAGGAAGCAGCCGCCATCCCGAACGGTAAGGGTAATTTCTGGCGCATCGAAAAGGCAGACACGGCCCCGTCCTATCTTCTCGGCACCATGCATGTCACCGATCCGCGTGTTCTGGAGGTGCCTGCCGCCGCCAGTCCCGCTTTCGAAAAGGCCGCGACTGTTATCGTGGAGTCGGACGAAATCGTCGACGACAAGAAGGTCGCGGCGTCGCTGTTGAGCAAGCCTGAGCTCACCATGTTTCTGGACGGCAAATCGATCACCGACATCCTGTCGCCCGAAAATGTTTCGCGTCTCGAAAAGGGCTTGAAGGAGCGCGGCATTCCGCTGAATGCGGTTTCGCGGATGAAGCCCTGGATGCTTTCGAGTTTCGTCGCCCTGCCCGCCTGCGAGTTCGCCCGCAAGGCGACCGGCCTCTCCTTTCTCGACAAGAAGCTGGCCGAAGACGCGATTGCGGACGGAAAACGGCTTGTCGGCCTAGAGACCATGGTCGAGCAGCTGACGGCCATGTCCGAACTGCCGATGGAATTTCATCTGCAGGCGCTGATCGAAACGCTGGAACTCGGCGACCGTATGGATGACGTTATGACGACCATGACCGATCTCTACGTCGCCGGCGATATCGGCATGACCATGCCCATGCTGAAAAGCCTGGACCCCAAGAAGGCCGCGGCAGAAAGCGAAAAGGGCTACGCCGCCTTCGAACAGCGCATCATCACCGACCGCAATCACGTCATGGCAAACAGGGCCACCCCCGAGCTTGCCAAGGGCAATGTCTTCATGGCCGTCGGCGCGCTGCATCTGCCGGGTGAGGAAGGCTTAGTCGAACTGCTGCGCGCAGAGGGCTTCACCCTTACGCGGGTCGACTGA
- a CDS encoding LysE family translocator: MHQYLIELASLMAIFFFAIVSPGADLAMVMRQAMVHGRKQAIITSFGVGTSLMFHVTYTILGLGLIISQSIYLFNIVKWLGVAYLIYIGIKALRAGKTELPTAEGEDGVRARSGQTGLKAFTLGFAANALNPKPVFFFLSIFSTVVHAHTPVAIKFGYGLVMASCLILWFVGVSLFMTTPRMRAAFQRASQWIDRTSGVVFIALGIKLATEKAA; the protein is encoded by the coding sequence ATGCATCAATATCTCATCGAACTTGCATCCCTGATGGCGATCTTCTTTTTTGCGATCGTTTCCCCCGGCGCCGATCTGGCGATGGTCATGCGTCAGGCCATGGTGCACGGGCGCAAACAGGCCATCATCACCAGCTTCGGTGTCGGAACGTCACTGATGTTCCATGTCACCTATACGATCCTCGGACTTGGCCTCATCATTTCCCAGTCGATCTATCTCTTCAATATCGTCAAATGGCTCGGTGTCGCCTATCTGATCTATATCGGCATCAAGGCGCTGCGTGCCGGCAAGACCGAATTGCCGACGGCCGAAGGTGAGGATGGCGTTCGGGCCAGAAGCGGCCAGACAGGGCTCAAAGCCTTCACGCTAGGTTTTGCCGCCAACGCGCTCAATCCCAAACCGGTGTTTTTCTTCCTGTCGATCTTTTCGACGGTGGTTCACGCGCATACGCCGGTCGCTATCAAATTCGGATACGGGCTTGTCATGGCAAGCTGCCTTATCCTGTGGTTCGTCGGCGTCAGCCTGTTCATGACGACGCCACGCATGCGCGCCGCATTTCAGCGCGCCAGCCAATGGATCGACCGCACCAGCGGCGTGGTCTTCATCGCTCTCGGTATAAAACTCGCAACGGAAAAAGCGGCCTGA
- the sucD gene encoding succinate--CoA ligase subunit alpha encodes MSILVNKDTKILVQGLTGKTGTFHTEQALAYYGTQMVGGIHPKKGGETWTGSKGESLPIFATVAEAKEKTGADASVIYVPPAGAADAIIEAIEAEIPFITCITEGIPVMDMVRVKARLDRSKSRLLGPNCPGIMTPEECKIGIMPGSIFRKGSVGIVSRSGTLTYEAVFQTSNEGLGQTTAVGIGGDPVKGTEFIDILEMFLADEATQSIIMIGEIGGSAEEDAAQFLIDEAKKGRKKPMAGFIAGRTAPKGRTMGHAGAVVSGGKGDAESKIAAMEAAGIKVSPSPARLGKTLVEVLKG; translated from the coding sequence ATGTCTATTCTCGTTAATAAAGACACCAAGATCCTCGTTCAGGGTCTGACCGGCAAGACCGGCACCTTCCACACCGAACAGGCGCTTGCCTACTACGGCACGCAGATGGTCGGCGGTATTCACCCGAAGAAGGGCGGCGAAACCTGGACCGGTTCCAAGGGCGAAAGCCTGCCGATCTTCGCAACGGTTGCCGAAGCCAAGGAAAAGACCGGTGCGGATGCATCCGTGATCTATGTTCCGCCGGCAGGTGCAGCAGACGCCATCATCGAAGCCATCGAGGCTGAGATCCCGTTCATCACCTGCATCACCGAAGGCATCCCGGTCATGGACATGGTTCGCGTCAAGGCTCGCCTCGACCGCTCCAAGTCGCGCCTGCTCGGCCCGAACTGCCCCGGCATCATGACGCCGGAAGAATGCAAGATCGGCATCATGCCGGGCTCCATCTTCCGCAAGGGTTCGGTCGGTATCGTTTCGCGCTCCGGCACGCTTACCTATGAAGCCGTGTTCCAGACATCCAACGAAGGCCTCGGCCAGACCACTGCTGTCGGCATCGGCGGTGACCCGGTCAAGGGCACCGAGTTCATCGACATCCTGGAAATGTTCCTGGCCGACGAAGCCACCCAGTCGATCATCATGATCGGCGAAATCGGCGGTTCGGCTGAAGAAGATGCGGCACAGTTCCTGATCGACGAAGCCAAGAAGGGCCGTAAGAAGCCGATGGCCGGCTTCATCGCGGGCCGCACGGCTCCGAAGGGCCGCACCATGGGCCACGCCGGCGCCGTCGTTTCCGGCGGCAAGGGCGACGCAGAGTCCAAGATCGCAGCCATGGAAGCTGCCGGCATCAAGGTATCGCCTTCCCCGGCGCGCCTCGGCAAGACGCTGGTTGAAGTCCTCAAGGGCTGA
- a CDS encoding cytochrome b, which produces MASFSQVSFSVPQRVIHWAMALLIFFNLLFPDAMAHAYRLMRRGETLTPDQISAANIHAYVGFAILLLAVPRLCLRFFQGVPPHPAEEPRPFQIAAKVAHFTFYALFFVLPLSGIAAYYFGAQPAGQLHSGPFKALMWVLIAGHVAAVLVHQFYWRTNLLRRMTHG; this is translated from the coding sequence ATGGCATCTTTCAGTCAAGTTTCCTTCTCCGTTCCGCAGCGTGTCATTCACTGGGCGATGGCGCTTCTGATCTTCTTCAACCTGCTGTTTCCCGACGCCATGGCCCATGCCTACCGGCTGATGCGGCGGGGTGAAACATTGACGCCGGATCAGATTTCCGCAGCCAATATCCATGCCTATGTCGGTTTTGCCATCCTGTTGCTTGCGGTCCCGCGCCTCTGTCTTCGCTTTTTCCAGGGTGTACCGCCGCATCCCGCCGAAGAACCGCGGCCGTTTCAGATTGCCGCCAAGGTGGCGCATTTCACCTTCTACGCCCTGTTCTTCGTCCTGCCGCTGTCCGGTATAGCCGCGTATTATTTCGGCGCCCAGCCGGCCGGGCAGCTGCATTCCGGCCCGTTCAAGGCATTGATGTGGGTGCTGATCGCCGGCCATGTCGCCGCCGTTCTGGTTCACCAGTTCTACTGGCGCACCAATCTCCTGAGGCGCATGACGCATGGCTAG
- the odhB gene encoding 2-oxoglutarate dehydrogenase complex dihydrolipoyllysine-residue succinyltransferase, whose product MATEIRVPTLGESVSEATVGTWFKKVGDTVKADEPLVELETDKVTVEVPAPASGVLTEIVAQNGETVGLDALLGQIAEGAAGAATSAPAAKPAAAAAAPAPAAVAAPAASAMPPAPAAGKLLAENNLSADQVDGSGKRGQVLKGDVLAAIAKGVSAPAAAPAPVAAPRPVSAEQDQVREERVKMTRLRQTIARRLKDAQNTAAMLTTYNEVDMSAVMDLRNRYKDVFEKKHGVKLGFMGFFTKAVTHALKELPAVNAEIDGTDIIYKNYCHVGMAVGTDKGLVVPVIRDADQLSIAGVEKELGRLAKAARDGSLGMADMQGGTFTITNGGVYGSLMSSPILNAPQSGILGMHKIQERPVAIGGQVVIRPMMYLALSYDHRIVDGKEAVTFLVRVKESLEDPERLVLDL is encoded by the coding sequence ATGGCCACTGAAATCCGCGTACCAACCCTCGGCGAATCCGTCAGCGAAGCGACCGTCGGCACCTGGTTCAAGAAGGTCGGCGATACCGTCAAGGCCGACGAACCGCTCGTTGAACTCGAAACCGACAAGGTTACCGTCGAAGTACCGGCGCCCGCCTCCGGCGTGCTGACCGAAATCGTTGCGCAGAACGGCGAAACCGTCGGTCTCGACGCGCTTCTCGGCCAGATCGCCGAAGGCGCTGCCGGCGCTGCGACTTCCGCACCCGCTGCAAAGCCTGCTGCCGCCGCAGCCGCTCCGGCACCTGCCGCGGTCGCTGCCCCGGCTGCCAGCGCCATGCCGCCGGCACCTGCCGCCGGCAAGCTGCTTGCTGAAAACAATCTTTCGGCCGATCAGGTCGATGGTTCCGGCAAGCGTGGCCAGGTTCTGAAGGGTGACGTTCTAGCTGCCATTGCCAAGGGCGTTTCGGCACCTGCGGCCGCACCCGCTCCGGTTGCCGCGCCCCGTCCGGTTTCGGCCGAACAGGATCAGGTTCGCGAAGAGCGCGTGAAGATGACCCGCCTGCGCCAGACGATCGCCCGTCGCCTCAAGGATGCGCAGAACACCGCTGCCATGCTGACCACCTATAACGAGGTGGACATGAGCGCCGTCATGGACCTGCGCAACCGTTACAAGGACGTGTTCGAGAAGAAGCACGGCGTCAAGCTCGGCTTCATGGGCTTCTTCACCAAGGCCGTGACCCACGCGCTGAAGGAACTGCCCGCCGTCAACGCTGAAATCGACGGCACTGATATCATCTACAAGAACTATTGTCATGTCGGCATGGCCGTCGGCACCGACAAGGGTCTCGTTGTTCCTGTCATCCGTGATGCCGACCAGCTCTCCATCGCCGGCGTCGAAAAGGAACTCGGCCGCCTCGCCAAGGCAGCGCGTGACGGTTCGCTCGGCATGGCCGACATGCAGGGCGGCACCTTCACCATCACCAATGGCGGCGTCTACGGTTCGCTGATGTCCTCGCCGATCCTCAATGCGCCGCAGTCGGGTATTCTCGGCATGCACAAGATCCAGGAGCGTCCGGTCGCCATCGGCGGTCAGGTCGTCATCCGCCCGATGATGTATCTTGCGCTCTCCTACGATCACCGTATCGTTGACGGCAAGGAAGCCGTGACCTTCCTCGTGCGCGTCAAGGAGAGCCTCGAAGATCCGGAACGCCTGGTTCTCGATCTCTAA
- a CDS encoding 2-oxoglutarate dehydrogenase E1 component — translation MARQEANEQFQITSFLDGANAAYIEQLYARYEEDPSSVSPEWQSFFKALSDNPEDVKKAAQGASWKRANWPIPANGDLVSALDGNWATVEKAIEKKVQAKAESKSADTGKPVSEAEVLQATRDSVRAIMMIRAYRMRGHLHAKLDPLGIASAVEDYNELSPKSYGFEESDYDRKIFIDNVLGLEYATVREMVDILERTYCSTLGVEFMHMSNPEEKGWIQERIEGPDKGVDFTPEGKKAILSKLVEAEGYEQFLDVRFKGTKRFGLDGGESLIPALEQIIKRGGQDGLEEVVLGMAHRGRLNVLTNVMGKPHRAVFHEFKGGSFKPDDVEGSGDVKYHLGASSDREFDGNKVHLSLTANPSHLEIVNPVVMGKARAKQDQLAKTWDGDIIPLSERAKVLPLLLHGDAAFAGQGVVAEILGLSGLRGHRVAGTMHFIINNQIGFTTNPAFSRSSPYPSDVAKMIEAPIFHVNGDDPEAVVYAAKVATEYRMKFHKPVVIDMFCYRRFGHNEGDEPAFTQPKMYKVIRGHKTVARIYADRLIAEGLINEGDFEKIKADWRAHLEQEFEAGQSYKPNKADWLDGQWSGLRAADNADEQRRGKTGVPMKQLKEIGKKLSTIPEGFSAHRTIQRFMENRSQMIETGEGIDWAMAEALAFGSLVVDGHKIRLSGQDCERGTFSQRHSVLYDQETEERYIPLANLAPTQARYEVINSMLSEEAVLGFEYGYSLARPNALTLWEAQFGDFANGAQVVFDQFISSGERKWLRMSGLVCLLPHGYEGQGPEHSSARLERWLQMCAEDNMQVANVTTPANYFHILRRQMRRDFRKPLILMTPKSLLRHKRATSSLAELAGESSFHRLLWDDAEVIKDGPIKLQKDSKIRRVVMCSGKVYYDLLEEREKRGIDDIYLLRVEQLYPFPAKALINELSRFRHAEMVWCQEEPKNMGSWSFIDPYLEWVLAHIDAKYQKVRYTGRPAAASPATGLMSKHLAQLAAFLEDALGE, via the coding sequence ATGGCAAGGCAAGAAGCGAACGAGCAGTTTCAGATCACGTCGTTTCTGGACGGCGCGAATGCAGCCTATATCGAGCAGCTCTATGCCCGGTACGAAGAGGATCCCTCTTCCGTGTCGCCGGAGTGGCAGAGCTTCTTCAAGGCGTTGTCCGACAATCCGGAAGACGTGAAGAAGGCCGCACAGGGCGCCTCCTGGAAGCGCGCCAACTGGCCGATCCCGGCCAATGGCGACCTGGTATCCGCACTTGACGGCAACTGGGCCACGGTCGAGAAGGCCATCGAAAAGAAGGTTCAGGCGAAAGCTGAGTCGAAGAGTGCCGATACCGGCAAGCCCGTCAGCGAGGCCGAAGTGCTTCAGGCGACCCGTGACAGCGTTCGCGCCATCATGATGATCCGCGCCTACCGCATGCGCGGCCACCTGCACGCCAAGCTCGATCCGCTCGGCATTGCCAGCGCCGTCGAAGACTACAACGAGCTTTCGCCGAAGTCCTATGGCTTCGAGGAAAGCGATTACGACCGCAAGATTTTCATCGATAACGTCCTCGGCCTCGAATATGCGACCGTGCGCGAGATGGTCGATATTCTCGAGCGCACCTATTGCTCGACGCTCGGCGTCGAATTCATGCATATGTCCAACCCGGAAGAAAAGGGTTGGATCCAGGAACGCATCGAAGGCCCGGACAAGGGCGTGGACTTCACGCCGGAAGGCAAGAAGGCCATTCTGTCCAAGCTGGTCGAAGCCGAAGGTTACGAGCAGTTCCTCGATGTGCGTTTCAAGGGCACCAAGCGTTTCGGCCTTGATGGCGGTGAATCGCTGATCCCGGCGCTCGAACAGATCATCAAGCGCGGCGGCCAGGACGGTCTGGAAGAAGTCGTGCTCGGCATGGCCCACCGCGGCCGCCTGAACGTGCTGACCAATGTCATGGGCAAGCCGCACCGTGCTGTGTTCCACGAGTTCAAGGGCGGTTCGTTCAAGCCTGATGACGTTGAAGGTTCGGGTGACGTGAAGTACCATCTGGGTGCCTCCTCCGACCGCGAATTCGACGGCAACAAGGTTCACCTGTCGCTGACGGCGAACCCGTCGCACCTTGAAATCGTCAACCCCGTCGTCATGGGCAAGGCCCGCGCCAAGCAGGACCAGCTGGCCAAGACATGGGACGGCGACATCATTCCGCTTTCCGAACGCGCCAAGGTGCTGCCGCTGCTTCTGCACGGCGATGCCGCTTTTGCGGGCCAGGGCGTGGTTGCCGAAATTCTCGGCCTTTCCGGCCTGCGCGGTCACCGCGTTGCCGGCACCATGCACTTCATCATCAATAACCAGATCGGTTTCACGACGAACCCGGCTTTCTCGCGTTCGTCGCCCTATCCGTCCGACGTCGCCAAGATGATCGAGGCGCCGATCTTCCACGTCAACGGCGACGATCCGGAAGCGGTTGTCTATGCGGCCAAGGTCGCGACCGAATACCGCATGAAGTTCCACAAGCCTGTCGTCATCGACATGTTCTGTTATCGCCGCTTCGGCCATAACGAAGGCGACGAGCCGGCGTTCACGCAGCCGAAGATGTACAAGGTCATCCGTGGCCACAAGACCGTCGCCCGTATCTATGCCGACCGCCTCATTGCGGAAGGCTTGATCAACGAAGGCGATTTCGAGAAGATCAAGGCTGATTGGCGCGCCCATCTCGAGCAGGAGTTCGAGGCAGGCCAGTCCTACAAGCCGAACAAGGCCGACTGGCTGGATGGTCAGTGGTCGGGCCTGCGCGCCGCCGATAATGCCGATGAGCAGCGTCGTGGCAAGACCGGCGTGCCGATGAAGCAGCTGAAGGAAATCGGCAAGAAGCTGTCGACCATTCCGGAAGGCTTCAGCGCCCACCGCACGATCCAGCGCTTCATGGAAAACCGCTCGCAGATGATCGAGACGGGTGAAGGCATCGACTGGGCGATGGCGGAAGCGCTGGCTTTCGGTTCGCTTGTTGTCGATGGCCACAAGATCCGCCTCTCCGGTCAGGATTGCGAGCGCGGCACCTTCTCGCAGCGCCACTCGGTTCTTTACGATCAGGAGACCGAAGAGCGTTACATCCCGCTTGCCAACCTCGCGCCGACGCAGGCCCGTTACGAAGTCATCAACTCGATGCTTTCGGAAGAAGCCGTCCTCGGTTTCGAATACGGCTATTCGCTGGCCCGCCCGAACGCGCTGACGCTCTGGGAAGCCCAGTTTGGTGACTTCGCCAACGGCGCGCAGGTGGTGTTCGACCAGTTCATCTCCTCGGGTGAACGCAAGTGGCTGCGCATGTCCGGTCTCGTCTGCCTTCTGCCGCATGGTTATGAAGGTCAGGGCCCGGAACATTCCTCCGCCCGTCTGGAGCGCTGGTTGCAGATGTGCGCCGAGGACAACATGCAGGTCGCCAACGTCACGACGCCGGCCAACTACTTCCACATCCTGCGCCGTCAGATGCGCCGCGACTTCCGCAAGCCGCTGATCCTGATGACGCCGAAGTCGCTGCTGCGTCACAAGCGCGCCACATCTTCGCTGGCGGAGCTTGCGGGTGAATCCTCCTTCCACCGTCTCCTGTGGGACGATGCGGAGGTCATCAAGGACGGTCCGATCAAGCTGCAGAAGGATTCGAAGATCCGCCGCGTCGTCATGTGCTCGGGCAAGGTCTATTACGATCTTCTCGAAGAGCGTGAAAAGCGCGGTATCGACGACATCTACCTGCTGCGCGTCGAACAGCTCTATCCGTTCCCGGCCAAGGCGCTCATCAACGAGCTTTCCCGGTTCCGCCATGCGGAGATGGTCTGGTGCCAGGAAGAGCCGAAGAACATGGGTTCGTGGTCGTTCATCGATCCTTACCTGGAATGGGTTCTGGCGCATATCGACGCCAAGTACCAGAAGGTCCGTTACACGGGCCGTCCGGCTGCCGCCTCTCCGGCGACCGGCCTGATGTCCAAGCATCTGGCGCAGCTTGCTGCATTCCTGGAAGACGCGCTGGGAGAGTGA